The window AAAATCAGCATGACAGCATCCTAACAGCCCACCATTCTTTTCACTGTGTGCATGAACTATGAATTCAGTAAAGACGGTATTTGCCTGTGTGATGTGCCTAGTTGCTAATCCTCTGAAAGAAATAGAGGTAGCCCATTTCCTTGGGCAGGTCAACAGATGCTGCGACCTTGCTGTCGTTGAAGATTGTCCACCTCCCATCTTTGAGGACATGAGCTACGTAGTGCCCGCAGTGGGTTGAGGTGCCCATATGGCTCACGAATGCCATCAGCTTGTATCCTGTACATGTCAGAAAGCATTGTTAAGGTAAACAAATCTCAAaccaaacaagaaaacaactatgATAATCTAGATAGGACCTTTCAATTAGGTTCCAAGGGGCAAGTTTGGAATCTGACCACTATGCTGATCCAGATAGGACCTTATTTTATCTAAGTTCATATCCTTTCCATGTTTTTTCAAAGAATGTTACAAATCAAACTGTTTTCTTGGAAATTTAGCTAATTTAAGTTTTGCATCTACTTTTGTGATAATATGGTGCCTAATTAGCTACCAGCAAGGCAGGCATATAGATTAAATGCCGACATTAAAGTGAACCTTTAAAAATTCAACGTGGTTCAAGATGATCATTGTGCCACTACACGGGCTAACAAAACAAGGGGTTAGTGAAACTTACTGCCACTTCCATCTGGAATGTATGCATCATCAGCATTAGCATTGCTATTGGAAGAATCAGCAGATGCTGAGCTCGATGCTTCGGGGTGGCTGAAAATCCAGTCGGTAGCTTTCTCAATATTACCGCCCTAATACACATCAAAACAAGAGTCCCACCAGAAAAGAGATAAGAACATTGCAAGGATGATTGATAACGTTGGAATCAGGAGACAGGAATTAGAACAGATAAGCAATCGCTAACTTTCTGAAGGTTAAGAATCAAAATAGTTTACTCAGAACAACAAATCATAAAAGAGAATCTTACAGAAGCTTTCAGGGCCGTTGTGGCAACATCTTCCTGAAATCCAAAGGAAACGAGAGTTTGAACGCTTGCTTCATCAACAGACGGCTCACAAGCACGTGAATCTTTTGATATTGGGTCATTTATATCTGCATCACAAAATAATTTGATGGAAAACATTTTCTTCTCTCAAAATTTCGACTTGAAAGTTGCAAGTTGATTATTTCATGATGAAAAGCATGATTAGCTACAAAACTGCAGTGGCAACCAACCTGGATCATCCATGTGAGAGAGGAGCCAATTCATCGCCTCCTCAACTCCTGTGTTTGATGTGTTAATAGCAGCTTTCTGACAATGAAGGTAGTTGAAGCCCATGCTTGCAAGTTGGGACACAATATCCTCACTGGCAACGGGGTGAGCAGGCTCGGCACTGTTGTCACCTGAACCTAAAGTGTACATTGAAAGTCACAAAAGCTGAAGAGaaaaatttaggggaaaaaaaaCTAATGAATGACAGTCTGACCTCCTTCAGATAGCAGCTCTTCCCCAGGCTGTACACCTTTGCTGCGCATATGTGTGATATCAATCGTATCTGGCACATCTATATAAACATCTGCGAAGAAATAAACTGTCAAGACCAAGTGATCCTAAATTGAAAGAAAAAAATACGCAGACAGAACGAAAATTATTATGGAGTTGTGGGTCATGTAAGTAAGCACAACTAGGAATCAGTACTAATGCTTACTTTCAGACACAGAACAGGAAATGATAAACCAGAGCTGAAATACTAGCAAGATATTCCCACTTCAGCAAGATATTGCCAATATCATTATTTTTAGATGATATTGTTGATACAAGCTGATTTTTTAATCAAATTCAGGATCAGGTCTAGTTGAACTGAGTTGTAGGTAAGGCTAAGATGGATTACTTGCTAAGACCAGCCTGAAAAATGTCATGTGGACACTGGACATGTGCTGTGCCAGAAGCTCTCTACTTAGTCTCTAATGGATTTGATCATTTGAATACCTTTATTTCAACATGCAGCATTTATGTTCAAATAAACGGCGATGGGGGTATTACCGAGTTTCTTTGGCACCCATCCTGCTTCCATTACAAATTTGCGCATGTGCAACACAAGGTAATCAGGAAAGGTGTTGAAACCAGCAGTCCTGCATGAAACATTTCTTCCTTTAATTAAAACCCGATTCATGCTAACACGATAACAAGCAGCTATCACATAGTTCTTTAGCATCAATTCACATAAATAACATAAACATGTCAAACACCTAGTACATACAAATAAATAAAGTGTTGTCATCAGTGCATACCACCAGTGTACAAATAAAATATGCTCTTTGATCAAGAAAACTCAATCAACAAAGGGATCAATTAATGTCAGGAGGTTTTCCGCAATTTATGCTACCTTCAGGGAAGTCAAGCATTAAAATAAATGCAAATACTAGGACTGATCAGGGAAGTCAAGCATAGGTGTGCAGATCATGAAATTAATTCATGGTACCTTCATTGGTCTGAGGTGTCATGCTTAGTTGCTAAAGTATTACACAACTACACTACATTTTGCCCTAGTTAAACTGGTCTCCAATGATTTTTCATGTACAAATGAGCTTTACTATAGCCACTGATGAACATTGATATATAAGGTTATcaataatatccaaatatttaTTAATTCATTGGAAACAAAACTAGGACATTGATCAAATAGCAACAAAGCATTGTTCTTCGATACGAGAACCTTATGTCATGCTATCCTTGAAAATTGAAGAGCTCAAATTGTACATACTTAGTGGCGGTAATCTTCGAATTTAATGCAGTGCTATAAAAATCCGGGATTTCCTCTGGCCCCGAAAAACTCGCTAAGCAAGCCTCCAATGGGACTCTAGGCCTGACAATATCCTCATTAGACCTGTTATGGAAACACAGTAATCCATAAGCCAGCACTCACTAGGTACTGGATGAACTATAAATGATTGAATGCCTTACACTTCTTTTCCATCCAAGTCCATTGCAGCTTTCTTCTCATTAAAAGCTTCTAGCTGCTCTGCACATCCAACAAATGTCAAGGATCTAAAATACATTATGTTTAATTAGAAGTGAGTCAAGATTTTAAAAGCTACCTTTATTAATTGCCTCATGCAGTGGTATGCTCAAAGAAAGAATATAGTCAGACCGTTTGTTGTAAGAAACTTTCCCAGAAGGGCATTGGACCCTCTCTTCAACAACGAACTTGAAACCGGAACAAGGATTTTGCTCATGGTTCCCAGGGTTTGCCTTCTCAACTCTGTCAATAAGGTGAAGGAAGAAGTCGAGGGCATCCTGTATGAACACATTTCAGACCGAATAAGATTAAGACACTTATTTCAAACAAAATACTATAGCTATTGatataaaatagaaaaaaaatgatCCTAAATCAGCACAAAAACGGTTGTTGTAGCTTATGAGTTGAAAAGAACATTACCTGTTGTCTCATGCTAGAAAATTCAGGATGGTTCGCAGCAATAACTGACTTAAACATGCGAGGATGTATCCCTTCCTGCCCCTATCAAATTGCACGCACAAAATAGGAAAAACAATCAGAAACAAAAGTATGTCAAAGAACCAGATTTGCTTATTAGAACACATGTGATGACTAGATAGGGCTTGTAATCTCAATAAACTAGAGGTGCAGCAAGAGTACATGGTGTTTCACTATCAGTTGAAGGAGATAAAAAGccaataataaaaaaaaaaaatttaggCCCGCAATAGCATTTGTACAATTGAGCAGAGCAATAGACATGTCAAAAGAAGTCTATGCAAGACTGAACCACCAAACCATCATTAGTGACATGCTGAGAACACCAGGATAGCAAAGGGTACGAACTGACAATTGGAAGCCATGACAACAAatcaatatgaaatgaaatccatTATACCTCGTTTGCTGGTGCAGAATATTTACCAGAGAGCAAACCATGTCCTAGTTTTGTCCTATAAAAAAACAAGCATAAGAGCAAATAAATTTTGATCAGCTCGTGCATAGAAAATATAACTGCTAATTATAGCTTGAATGGAAGGTGGAACAAATTACATTTTCCTGTGAAGTGCTATATGATTGATTTTAACATCGCTTAACACTTGTGACAAGACTCTTAACTAGCATCCTGCCCAGGTGACAAGGCTTGTGTTGTCCATTGTGATGGCAGAGAAAAAAGGGTTGGCTCAATGAAATTTGATTTTAGAGGTGATCATTTCATTTGTAATGTTGTTGCGCATGTAATGCAATTATATAGCCATTTTATGACACTTTCAGCATAAGGAACAAATGATCAAATACTAGATTAATGTATTGTCTTGTTAGGCATATCTTCAGCAATaaaaactagaaaaaaaaatgtAGACAACCTATACTAAATAAACATCAACATTTATCACACAAGCACATCAACAACAAAGATGCATACATCGGTACTTCAGCAAGGCTATAAACTTACATTTGCATGTTTAGGCCTACTGTTGGATCAGCTGGAGCAGTTGCAAATGCAGCTTTCAAACTCTGTTTCTCAAAGTATctgaaatgaaaagaaaaaaaagaagagtaaaataaaagaaaaaaaatacgaaTGTAACAATGTATCAAAAACAAATGTGAAAAGTAAAAGCAACCTTGATATGAAAGGATGGGTTGAAAACATGACTTGCATTATAGAAGCCATATAGCAACTGTAAAAGAGGAAGAAACAGGAGCgctaaattatttattacaaggaATTGTCAGAAAAGAAGGGTATTTCATGAAGTCAAATCATGCTACCTATTCCCAAGATTCGCAAGACCTGTATAGCCAGGTCCAAACAAAAGTTCAGCATCTTTTCCACTTTCTTGTATTCTATTCCAGTCATAATTTGTGTTGGTATCAAGTTCTCTCTCAGCAGTAGTCATCTCAGTCTGCAAGAACAAATTTATAAACCATGTGGTCAAGCATAAAATTGCTTCTATGTATATGTTGAACAAGAAAAATACTGTATTATGCAACACCAGCTGTAACATATATCTGCCTGACGAATATTACGTTGAATGGTATCTTACTCACTGTTTCCAATAACTCCTAGAGCAATAGCATCTACTGATAATCAAAATTTTCAAGGGTTCAAGAAAACAGTTAAGAAGTTGGCGAGCATCCTACAATGCATACTCAATGTGATCTAAGCCTGGATCCTACAATCACAAAGTACTTTAGATATTTGTCATTATTATTATTCAGATCTGATTCTTCTACATTTTTTCAACACACAAAAGGCTCCATAAAACAGAGCTAAATTATAATAAGCCTTTTAGTCCATATCAAGTTCGATTAATCTAGAAAACTATCACAGATAAATCATAAATGACATAAAATTGATATAATAACTCACCTTTTGAAGTGAAGAAAAATCGATACCGAAATGTGATAAGTGCTGAGCTAATAACGGATCTTCAACGCTATCATCTTCAGGGTATGAGAAAACATCTGAGCTGTCACAGAAAATATGGCATCAATAGGTATTTTAACAAGCAACCAAAGCAACCACAGCGATTGCATATATTAGTGAAATAAATTAAGGTGTTCAGTAAAGAGAGCAAGATAAACATGTGCTGTTTTTTAGAGATTAGTGTTTGCaaaactctagcctaccccaacttgtttgggacttaaaggctttgttgttgttgttgttgtagtgtTTGCAAAACTACTTTAAGGGCGTACCCAATGCAGAGAGCGCCCGCtgtgtgcggggtctggggaagggtgtcagtggcaagccttaccctcgcctgtgcaatgcgaggagaccgcgactcgaacccgggaccttccggtcacaagtGATAAGACTACCGTTTGCAAAACTACTTTCCTTCGGATAAATTCTTTTTTAGTTTCCATGCCCCTGAAGGCAACTTTGGGCATTAGTTTATGACACTGCATTTATTAAGCTATTTAAATATAACAATCAAGATAATTGGGTTGAATCTATCAATATCATTTTTACATGATCCACGAAGATATTCAAAACTGTACTAATTGGTAATTGGTATAATAAGAAAACAAAAGGCTAAGTGTTTGTTTCCACACATTAAGCTTTGTAACTGAAACTAGTAACTTGCAAATACTAAGCAGCCATTTAGTTGTATCCCATTATCCAACCTTAAAGTGATAAACAGCACAACCAACCAGTGACTCATAACTATATCTATATGAATGCTTCAGCAAATAAATAGAACTGGGTAGtgtttttttgtgttttttcaaTAAAAATCACAATACAGGTTCCATAGAATGGAGAGAGAATTTCATTTCCTGGAATTTCCGAACCAAAAAAACAAGAAAATAAATTGTAAAAGTTCAGTTGTACAATTACCTGCTGCTTCCAAATCGGCAGTAATTGTCCCAAGCTTTACCGCAAGAGGGTATTTAGTCTGTTCATAGTGTTCAATGGCATGATTATTCCCACCACTCCCATCCCAAAGCTTCCTCCCACAAAGGATCATACCATCAGTTAAATTCAACCAGAGGTTCTCAGTTTTATCGCATTTGCTACACTTCCATCCAGTAGGAGGCACAATAACACCATTGTCTAGCTGTTGCAGGTCCATAGCATATGCACTAATGTTCTTCTTGTCAGCAACCCAAGCAGCCAATTGTTCTTTCCTATCAGCACTTTCAGCAAGTAAAACTTTATCAACCGCAAGCCTAACCTGCAAATACGCATCCTAAATTAAAGTACATACAGCTTTGGTCTTTTGCTATTTGCATAAAGGGTAAAGACTACCTTCTCTGGCAAATCAACTGACGGAAATGGAAGAGAGATAAAATCAGGTAAGATGACAATTTCAAAAGTATCGTCATATTCTGgttcttgatcaccaaaacctCCTTCCACACCTATCAATTGTGGGAAAAATCATTAATACAAACCGAAACTGTCATTCAATACATAGATTTAACGCTAGTGTTTATTAGATCCACATCCTAATATTTGTAAGCCAGGAAACACAGGAACACACTGTAGAACATCCAGTTCAATTATGAAATTTCAGATTCAGATATGGAGGACATTATAGTGTACACAtactaataataataaataaatgatgCAACAAAATTAGGAACCACCCCCATAAGGCCAAAAGTACTGTAAATTCGAAAGTCCACCAGTCTTCATTTTTTTAATAGTAAACAGCATAGTGCCATACCCCGACCTTGCTTACTAAAACGGCTTCAACAACAAAGCACAGAAGGCAAATATATTCTACTAGTATTCCTGTAGTATTATGGCGACACTGCTACACAATTGACACATTTCATATGAATCCAGATGCAATGCACCCCTTTCTGTCTATCATAGTTCAACCAATAATCATGTAAAAATTAAACACACAATTCAGTTACATAGCAGACAATGAAAAGGATTTAAAGCATCATTATGCCGCACGATCACCATAAGTACAGCATACCCATTTACATAGAAGGATTTAAAGCATCATTGTGCCGCGCGATCATCATAAGTACAGCATACCCATTTACATAACAATATTTACTATCTGATGAACTGTTGGcttcactcaagctaggcagagcatCAAATATTTACTGCGTGAAAGCTAGGCAGAGCATCAAATATTTACTGCGTGAACTGTTGGCTTCAATCAAGCTAAGAAGAACACATACCTATAGCGAGGAGGGTGGGCTTCTTAAGCGGGCGATCCGCCTCG is drawn from Miscanthus floridulus cultivar M001 unplaced genomic scaffold, ASM1932011v1 os_2213_1_2, whole genome shotgun sequence and contains these coding sequences:
- the LOC136534700 gene encoding ubiquitin carboxyl-terminal hydrolase 14-like isoform X1, whose product is MDLLRSHLHKVRIPEPTNRIHKDECCVSFDTPRSEGGLYVDMSSFLGFGREYVEWNFEKTGNPVYLHIVQRRKPEPDEADRPLKKPTLLAIGVEGGFGDQEPEYDDTFEIVILPDFISLPFPSVDLPEKVRLAVDKVLLAESADRKEQLAAWVADKKNISAYAMDLQQLDNGVIVPPTGWKCSKCDKTENLWLNLTDGMILCGRKLWDGSGGNNHAIEHYEQTKYPLAVKLGTITADLEAADVFSYPEDDSVEDPLLAQHLSHFGIDFSSLQKTEMTTAERELDTNTNYDWNRIQESGKDAELLFGPGYTGLANLGNSCYMASIMQVMFSTHPFISRYFEKQSLKAAFATAPADPTVGLNMQMTKLGHGLLSGKYSAPANEGQEGIHPRMFKSVIAANHPEFSSMRQQDALDFFLHLIDRVEKANPGNHEQNPCSGFKFVVEERVQCPSGKVSYNKRSDYILSLSIPLHEAINKEQLEAFNEKKAAMDLDGKEVSNEDIVRPRVPLEACLASFSGPEEIPDFYSTALNSKITATKTAGFNTFPDYLVLHMRKFVMEAGWVPKKLDVYIDVPDTIDITHMRSKGVQPGEELLSEGGSGDNSAEPAHPVASEDIVSQLASMGFNYLHCQKAAINTSNTGVEEAMNWLLSHMDDPDINDPISKDSRACEPSVDEASVQTLVSFGFQEDVATTALKASGGNIEKATDWIFSHPEASSSASADSSNSNANADDAYIPDGSGRYKLMAFVSHMGTSTHCGHYVAHVLKDGRWTIFNDSKVAASVDLPKEMGYLYFFQRISN
- the LOC136534700 gene encoding ubiquitin carboxyl-terminal hydrolase 14-like isoform X2, encoding MDLLRSHLHKVRIPEPTNRIHKDECCVSFDTPRSEGGLYVDMSSFLGFGREYVEWNFEKTGNPVYLHIVQRRKPEPDEADRPLKKPTLLAIGVEGGFGDQEPEYDDTFEIVILPDFISLPFPSVDLPEKVRLAVDKVLLAESADRKEQLAAWVADKKNISAYAMDLQQLDNGVIVPPTGWKCSKCDKTENLWLNLTDGMILCGRKLWDGSGGNNHAIEHYEQTKYPLAVKLGTITADLEAADVFSYPEDDSVEDPLLAQHLSHFGIDFSSLQKTEMTTAERELDTNTNYDWNRIQESGKDAELLFGPGYTGLANLGNSCYMASIMQVMFSTHPFISRYFEKQSLKAAFATAPADPTVGLNMQMTKLGHGLLSGKYSAPANEGQEGIHPRMFKSVIAANHPEFSSMRQQDALDFFLHLIDRVEKANPGNHEQNPCSGFKFVVEERVQCPSGKVSYNKRSDYILSLSIPLHEAINKEQLEAFNEKKAAMDLDGKEVSNEDIVRPRVPLEACLASFSGPEEIPDFYSTALNSKITATKTAGFNTFPDYLVLHMRKFVMEAGWVPKKLDVYIDVPDTIDITHMRSKGVQPGEELLSEGGDNSAEPAHPVASEDIVSQLASMGFNYLHCQKAAINTSNTGVEEAMNWLLSHMDDPDINDPISKDSRACEPSVDEASVQTLVSFGFQEDVATTALKASGGNIEKATDWIFSHPEASSSASADSSNSNANADDAYIPDGSGRYKLMAFVSHMGTSTHCGHYVAHVLKDGRWTIFNDSKVAASVDLPKEMGYLYFFQRISN